A stretch of the bacterium genome encodes the following:
- a CDS encoding choice-of-anchor D domain-containing protein, translated as MNKNFGCFLAILALVWATSLRAQTVELGGINNDGGSFVNFGIADSSNNEKITMPLSLSAPVAISKVVIHLAKVGNPTDNAVIEVRQGSPDGAVLASGSIGGSSVGATGSRHELTVSSFVVPSGTIHVVYSRSGASDPRNFFKAIRGTSASAYGIVSSGGYMYLKTGYGWNGTDFANSPIVSLWGTLVSLGQVTLSPASLDFGNVNVGQTAQLTLRIKNTGTAALALNSAVSNNSTITFSPAIPPSANANAGDSTAVVVSFMPTAAGSISGNITITHNGVNSPTVVAVTGNGVASGGGGSSGSGGSIVTGPMTFSNTNPNIGAVNVGASASTIIYLRNPSSSVVAVGLAVPNSEFGVSPVSTSVPVNDSVAVTVSFIPSSGGTKTTTLVASYGSNNSASAVLTGTGVGSTSPIPVLTVSSTNVSVDSTIVNQTRGFTVSMQNTGASNLFITNMYIGGNNVSAFTLTSASAVTVGSGETYPVSILFGPRVAGLRTAVLNINHNGSGGSTQISLSGVGKESPPEAKPVINIKATSLSGMPPYSITFTNENTGGSVTRTEWQVIRLRDDALGIGIRSTAEVFPWYQESYTYNFTEVGRYVIELDLEGRGGGDHQPMRDTVWISIKDPKISVSQEVVALPAVELGKGSSTAKFSIANVGESGLNVIRFQMSGLDSTDFRVITLPDFSVSPNSTKDIEVEFRPIKTIGDKQTYLYIHFIGPDSPARVKLSSTATDPPYGPASIIDFTANKRQGIDSLAVQFSYRLEGVRYSSLMMYFGDGDSSSVFDPVHVYMTKGKFSPNLVVTLANGEKVTPKVKENYIEVITLPPSPDFNGSGGKIDFADFFMLAEQINKASHTVEEVKKYDLNVDGFINMDDFFAFNDVYGKEAPVVP; from the coding sequence ATGAACAAGAATTTCGGCTGTTTTTTGGCCATTCTCGCGTTGGTTTGGGCGACGAGTTTGCGGGCCCAGACGGTGGAGTTGGGCGGCATCAACAATGATGGTGGCAGTTTCGTAAACTTTGGCATCGCTGACAGCTCTAATAACGAAAAGATAACGATGCCCTTGAGTCTTTCGGCTCCAGTGGCCATCAGCAAGGTAGTTATCCATTTGGCAAAAGTCGGCAACCCAACCGATAATGCCGTGATAGAAGTCAGACAGGGTTCTCCCGATGGGGCTGTGCTTGCCAGCGGTTCTATAGGTGGATCTTCCGTCGGCGCTACGGGGTCTCGACACGAATTAACAGTGTCAAGTTTCGTGGTTCCTTCAGGAACTATCCATGTGGTTTATTCTCGATCTGGCGCCTCTGACCCAAGGAATTTTTTCAAGGCAATTAGAGGCACCAGTGCGTCGGCTTACGGCATTGTGAGTTCCGGCGGATACATGTACCTAAAAACAGGCTACGGCTGGAATGGCACTGATTTTGCCAACAGTCCCATCGTTTCCCTTTGGGGAACACTTGTTTCTTTGGGTCAAGTGACTTTGTCGCCGGCCAGTCTTGATTTCGGTAATGTTAATGTTGGACAGACTGCCCAGCTCACACTCCGAATCAAAAATACCGGTACGGCGGCGCTGGCGCTAAATAGCGCTGTGTCCAATAATTCCACGATTACTTTTTCTCCGGCGATTCCGCCGAGTGCAAACGCGAATGCGGGAGACAGCACCGCTGTCGTTGTTAGCTTTATGCCAACTGCGGCAGGAAGTATTTCTGGAAATATCACGATCACCCACAATGGGGTCAATAGCCCCACGGTGGTTGCGGTAACTGGAAACGGTGTTGCGAGTGGTGGAGGAGGAAGCTCTGGTAGTGGCGGTTCTATTGTCACCGGTCCGATGACTTTTTCTAATACCAATCCCAACATTGGCGCAGTTAATGTTGGTGCAAGCGCATCGACCATTATTTATCTACGTAACCCGAGTTCGTCGGTAGTAGCTGTGGGGCTGGCCGTTCCTAATTCTGAGTTTGGAGTTAGTCCGGTGTCTACATCGGTGCCAGTCAACGACAGCGTGGCTGTTACTGTGAGTTTTATACCTTCGTCCGGAGGAACCAAGACCACTACTTTAGTTGCCAGTTACGGCTCCAACAATAGTGCGTCGGCTGTCCTCACTGGTACAGGAGTAGGATCGACAAGTCCTATACCTGTATTGACGGTGTCCAGCACCAATGTCTCGGTCGATAGCACAATCGTCAACCAGACAAGGGGATTTACAGTCTCTATGCAGAATACAGGGGCCTCAAATCTTTTCATAACCAATATGTATATTGGCGGGAATAATGTGTCGGCGTTTACGCTGACATCGGCTTCCGCTGTTACTGTTGGTTCCGGAGAGACTTACCCTGTTTCCATACTCTTCGGTCCTCGTGTTGCAGGCCTAAGAACTGCTGTCTTGAACATTAACCATAATGGTTCTGGTGGCAGTACGCAGATTTCTTTGAGCGGTGTCGGGAAAGAGTCTCCTCCGGAGGCAAAACCTGTCATTAACATCAAGGCCACGTCGCTTTCTGGTATGCCCCCGTATTCGATTACTTTTACGAATGAGAATACGGGCGGCAGTGTTACCAGAACAGAGTGGCAAGTAATACGGCTCAGGGATGATGCACTAGGTATTGGGATCAGAAGCACTGCCGAAGTTTTTCCTTGGTATCAAGAGAGCTACACATACAACTTCACCGAAGTGGGGCGATATGTGATAGAACTTGATCTAGAAGGACGAGGCGGCGGAGATCATCAGCCTATGAGGGATACGGTATGGATTTCTATTAAGGATCCGAAAATTTCCGTGTCCCAAGAGGTTGTCGCTTTGCCGGCGGTTGAGCTTGGTAAGGGTAGTAGTACTGCCAAGTTTTCTATCGCGAATGTTGGAGAATCGGGTTTAAACGTTATTCGATTTCAGATGTCCGGTTTGGACTCAACTGATTTTCGGGTGATCACACTTCCGGATTTCAGTGTTAGTCCAAATTCAACCAAGGATATAGAGGTAGAATTTAGGCCAATCAAGACGATTGGCGATAAACAAACCTATCTTTATATTCATTTCATAGGTCCGGATTCTCCAGCAAGGGTCAAGTTGTCTTCTACGGCAACAGATCCTCCATATGGGCCGGCTTCGATCATCGATTTCACTGCCAACAAAAGGCAGGGAATCGACAGCCTCGCTGTTCAGTTTTCCTATAGGTTGGAAGGGGTTCGATATTCGTCGCTTATGATGTATTTCGGCGACGGAGATTCGTCTTCTGTGTTTGATCCTGTCCATGTCTATATGACCAAGGGTAAGTTCTCTCCAAATTTGGTGGTCACACTCGCTAATGGCGAGAAGGTGACGCCAAAAGTAAAAGAAAACTACATCGAGGTTATTACTTTGCCGCCGTCACCAGATTTTAATGGCAGTGGTGGCAAGATCGATTTCGCCGATTTTTTTATGTTGGCGGAACAGATCAACAAAGCGAGCCATACCGTTGAGGAGGTTAAGAAATATGACCTCAACGTGGATGGTTTTATCAATATGGATGACTTCTTTGCCTTCAATGATGTTTACGGAAAGGAGGCACCAGTAGTTCCTTAA
- the ruvB gene encoding Holliday junction branch migration DNA helicase RuvB has product MLTVPKNQPEDNNLDQTLRPSTLSEYVGQEQIKQNLGIFLEAAKKRGEVLEHILLYGPAGLGKTTLAYIIAGELSKNIKTTSGPALEKSGDLGAILTNLKEGDVLFIDEIHRLNKVVEEMLYPAMEDFVFDIIIGKGPSAKTIQLKLPHFTLIGATTSIGNLTSAFRSRFGATYKLEFYENSDIEKILKRSARILKVKSDAEGINLIASRSRQTPRVANRLLKRVRDYVEVRADGIIKKNIAAKALAMLAVDELGLENSDRKILETIIKKFKGGPVGLQALAASAGEEENTILEVYEPYLLQLGFINRTPRGREVTSAAYSHLKIKSPPQTRNLI; this is encoded by the coding sequence ATGCTGACAGTTCCCAAAAATCAACCCGAAGACAATAACTTGGATCAAACCCTGCGCCCATCTACCCTCTCTGAATATGTGGGGCAAGAACAAATAAAGCAGAACCTTGGCATATTTTTAGAAGCTGCTAAAAAAAGAGGCGAGGTTTTGGAACATATTTTGCTTTATGGCCCAGCTGGACTTGGTAAAACTACGCTGGCCTACATAATTGCCGGCGAATTAAGTAAAAATATAAAAACAACTTCGGGGCCGGCCTTAGAAAAATCTGGCGACCTAGGCGCCATCTTAACCAATCTTAAAGAAGGCGATGTTTTGTTTATAGATGAAATTCATCGGTTGAATAAGGTTGTGGAAGAAATGCTTTATCCGGCGATGGAAGATTTTGTTTTTGATATTATTATCGGCAAAGGTCCATCGGCTAAAACCATACAGCTTAAACTTCCGCACTTTACTTTAATCGGTGCAACAACAAGTATTGGTAATTTAACTTCGGCTTTTAGAAGCAGGTTCGGCGCTACTTATAAACTAGAATTTTATGAAAATTCGGATATAGAAAAAATATTAAAAAGATCTGCCAGAATATTAAAAGTTAAATCGGACGCTGAAGGCATAAATTTAATAGCTTCGCGCAGCCGACAAACACCGCGAGTGGCTAACCGCTTATTAAAAAGAGTGCGCGATTATGTGGAAGTAAGAGCCGATGGCATTATTAAAAAAAATATTGCGGCCAAAGCTTTGGCCATGTTGGCCGTAGATGAATTGGGTTTGGAAAACTCCGATAGAAAAATTTTGGAAACTATAATTAAAAAATTTAAGGGCGGGCCAGTCGGCCTTCAAGCTCTGGCGGCCTCGGCCGGCGAAGAAGAAAATACTATTTTAGAAGTTTACGAACCCTATTTATTACAGCTTGGTTTTATAAACCGCACGCCCCGGGGACGTGAAGTTACCTCGGCAGCTTATAGTCATTTAAAAATAAAATCTCCGCCTCAAACTAGAAATCTGATTTAG
- a CDS encoding GspE/PulE family protein, whose product MDELTQQRDDKLSDIHRQEEESACERQAQKLGLNYINLAHVPVERDSLHFIPQTDAERTRTVVIQKKGQVLKIGAVDPANEETKQIIAMLKSQGFNIDVFMISLSSFKKALDEFKFIPSQLKGASTSGEISLEKIESLKKELATFADLKTKLTQIDQANTSALLEIFLSAALTLEVSDIHIEPQANQTQIRFRLDGVLQDAGVIIKTVYESVLSRTKLLSGLRLNVQNVPQDGRFTIKQMGEMGEKGVEVEVRVSILPGAYGEYIVLRILNPNTIKLDIKDLGFRDYLWQKLEPEIKKPSGIILVTGPTGSGKTTTLYAFLKHLNQPGIKIVTLEDPIEYHLQGIDQSQVAPEKGYTFAQGLRSILRQDPNIILVGEIRDEETADVALHAALTGHLVFSTLHTNDAIGAIPRFLDLNAKPKILASALNAVIGQRLVRKLCLSCKTPATGVDIEKIKKDLAGVPENILPKEISVFKNVGCAKCGHSGYKGRIGVYEIVFVSDSLEELVGTNPSHQDILAEAKKNGFITMYQDGLMRVLVGETTLEEIARVTSSNV is encoded by the coding sequence ATGGACGAACTAACTCAACAACGCGACGATAAACTAAGCGATATCCATCGCCAAGAGGAAGAAAGCGCTTGCGAGAGGCAAGCTCAAAAACTTGGTTTAAATTATATTAACCTCGCGCACGTGCCCGTGGAGCGCGATAGTTTGCATTTTATACCGCAGACTGACGCAGAACGAACACGGACTGTTGTGATTCAAAAAAAGGGACAGGTTTTGAAAATTGGCGCAGTGGATCCCGCTAACGAAGAAACTAAACAAATAATAGCCATGTTAAAATCGCAGGGTTTTAATATAGATGTTTTTATGATCTCGCTCTCCTCTTTTAAAAAGGCTTTAGACGAATTTAAATTTATACCTTCACAGCTTAAGGGCGCATCTACTTCTGGCGAAATATCTTTAGAAAAAATAGAAAGTTTAAAAAAGGAACTAGCAACTTTTGCGGATCTCAAAACCAAGTTAACTCAAATAGATCAAGCCAATACCAGCGCTCTTTTAGAAATATTCTTAAGCGCCGCTTTAACTCTAGAAGTTTCCGATATTCATATTGAACCTCAAGCCAACCAAACCCAAATACGTTTTAGATTGGATGGTGTTTTGCAAGATGCTGGAGTAATTATAAAAACTGTTTATGAATCGGTTCTTTCCAGAACAAAACTTCTTTCCGGTCTAAGATTAAACGTCCAAAACGTGCCTCAAGACGGCCGATTTACAATAAAACAAATGGGGGAAATGGGTGAAAAAGGGGTAGAGGTTGAGGTTAGAGTTTCTATACTCCCCGGCGCTTATGGCGAATATATTGTTTTAAGAATTTTAAATCCTAATACCATAAAATTAGACATTAAAGATTTAGGCTTTAGAGATTATTTGTGGCAAAAATTAGAACCAGAAATAAAAAAGCCGAGCGGCATAATTTTGGTAACCGGCCCTACCGGTTCGGGCAAAACCACCACGCTTTATGCTTTTTTAAAGCATTTAAATCAACCTGGTATTAAAATTGTTACACTGGAAGACCCGATAGAATACCACCTGCAGGGTATAGATCAATCTCAAGTTGCGCCCGAAAAAGGTTACACTTTTGCCCAAGGTTTGCGATCTATTTTGCGCCAAGACCCCAATATTATACTGGTGGGTGAAATTCGCGACGAAGAAACTGCGGATGTGGCTTTACACGCTGCTCTGACTGGACATTTAGTATTTTCAACTTTACACACCAACGATGCCATCGGCGCTATTCCCAGATTTTTAGATTTAAACGCCAAGCCGAAAATTTTAGCTTCGGCTTTAAACGCGGTTATTGGCCAAAGGCTGGTTAGAAAACTGTGCTTAAGCTGTAAAACGCCCGCCACAGGAGTTGATATAGAAAAAATTAAAAAAGATTTAGCCGGCGTACCCGAAAATATTTTACCTAAAGAAATTTCTGTATTTAAAAATGTTGGCTGTGCCAAATGTGGCCACTCGGGTTATAAAGGCAGGATTGGTGTTTATGAAATAGTTTTTGTGAGCGACTCTTTGGAAGAATTAGTAGGCACAAACCCGTCCCACCAAGATATTTTAGCCGAAGCCAAAAAAAATGGATTTATAACTATGTACCAAGATGGCTTGATGCGGGTCTTGGTAGGAGAAACAACACTGGAAGAAATAGCTAGAGTGACATCTTCGAATGTATAA